The Lathyrus oleraceus cultivar Zhongwan6 chromosome 5, CAAS_Psat_ZW6_1.0, whole genome shotgun sequence genome includes the window CAAATTTTACCACCTGTTGCACATAACCAAACAACACCCACAATCCCAATTGACCAACCACTACCCTTAATAAACAAACAATCATCATCTCCTACCTCTTCGATCAACACACCCATTACAATAAACTCTCTATCACCACCATCAATTCAACCGCATCCACCACCACCTACACGAACCATCACCACCCGAAGCATGAAAGGCATTGTCAAACCCCACATGATATTTAACTTATCAATCTCTCACTCTGACCACACCATCTCTCCCATACCTAAAAACCCCAAACTAGCCTTATCAGACACGAATTGGAAATCCGtaatgcaatctgaatttgatGCTCTTATTCGAAATAAGACGTGGGATTTAGTTCCTCGTCCTTGTGATGCTAATCTTATTCGATGTATATGGAGTTTTAGGCATAAGAAAAATTCTGATGGCTCCTTTGAGCATTATAAGGCTCGTCTTGTAGGTGATGGCAGGTTACAGGTTGCAGGTGTGGATTGTGATGAGACTTTTAGCCCCGTGGTGAAACCCGCTACCATTCGAATTGTGCTTACCATTTCTCTCTCCAAACCCTGGCCCATTCATCAACTGGATGTCCAAAATGctttttacatggtgatcttcaTGAGACTGTTTACACGCATCAGCCATTGCGTTTCTGTGACGTCCGTCATCCAGATTATGTATGTCGGTTGAAGAAGTCATTATATGGTTTCAAGCAAGCGCCTAGGGCATGGTACCAACGTTTTACTGACTATGTCACCACCATTGGCTTTCACCATAGCACATCAGACCACTCCCTCTTCATATATCGACAAGGTTTAGACATGGCCTACATTGTGTTGTATGTAGACGACATCATCCTCATCACCTCCACTCAGGTCCTCCGCCAATCAATTATGTCACTCTTAATATCTAAGTTTGCAATGAAGGATTTGGGCCATCTGAGTTACTTTCTGGGTATTGCAGTATCTCGTCATCCTGATGGCATATTTCTCAGTCAAAGCACTTATGCCTCAGAGATCGTTGAATGTGTTGGCATGACGTTTTGTAAACCACCAGCCACTCCTGTTTACACCAAGCAGAAACTCAGCACCTCATCTGGCACTTCTTATGAGGATCCCTCCTTATATCGGAGTCTTGCAGGGGCCCTATAGTATCTCACCTTCACCCGACCTGATATATCATATGTTGTTCAACAAGTTTGTCTTCACATGCATGCCCCTCGCACGGAACACATGCTTTCTCTTAAGCGCATTTTGCGCTATGTTCAGGGAACCTTACATTTTGAACCACACTTATCCCCATCTCCCATTACAAATTTATCTCCTACACTGACACTGATTAGGGTGGATGTCCTGACACCAGACGTTCTACATCTAGTTACTGTGTTTTTCTAAAAGGAAGCCAACTCTCTCCCGTTCTAGTGCTGAAGCCGAATATAGGGGATTGCTAATGTTGTCTCTGAATCGTGTTGGATTCGCAATCTTCTCCCGGAACTCCATTTTCCCATTCCTCAGGCAACTTTGGTGTATTGTGACAATGTTAGTTCCATCTATCTATCTGGTAATCCTGTGCAGCATCAACAcactaagcatattgagatggACATTCATTTTGTTTAGGAAAAGGTAGCTCGTGGTCAGGCTCGCATCCTTCATGTTCCCTGAAGACATCAGATTGCAGACATCTTCACCAAAGGACTTCCTCACATTCTCTTTGATGATTTTCGGACCAGTCTAAGCGTTCGTGAACCTCTCACTTCGACTGCGGGGGTGTGATAGAATAgaatattttgttataattagtCATAATTAATTTTCTATAACTATATTGTATCATAATTAGATAGTTGACCAAATGTTACATTGATGTATATATATTCTATTTAGATCAATGAGAAGGACACAATTTCCATTATCTTACAAAGACAACCAATACAAAAAAAAATTTAAGTGAAATATTTGGTATTGATAAAAAGAAGCAAAGATAGTGCACATAAATCAGTTTTGTCATTACAAAATGGCACATAAAGTGCACATAAACCAGCAAAGGAAAGTCATTACAAAATGGCACATTAAGTGCATGTCATAAATTCATTACAAAATGAAACTGCAAAATGATGAAACATAAAGTACATAAAATATCACAACAACCATTGCATAATCTTTCACTTGATCTACTTAGAAGGGTTTTTTGACTTGTTGCTCCTAGATTTCTTGGATTTGAGACATGTACCATGCTTAGAATTAGAAACCATTGCAGAATCTTCCTGAGTCAATATTCCTGGATCATTCTCTTTAAAATAATTGGTTGGCCAGAATTTGAACCATGACCTATAATAGGTTTATGAAACCATGTCAGCTTCACTCTTTCTGAAACCATTTTTCTAATCTTCCCAACAGGTTTTTTTAAACATTCTTAGCAGGCATATGCTCAGCTTTCTGCACCACAAGTTGTTTAACCATGTTTGGAATAACATTTGTCTTAATGTTATGTAATATAGACACAACTTCATCAGATATATTGTAAGAAGATTTGGTTGTGCATCTGGtctttagttttgatgataaaaatacATTGTTCTCGAAGAACAACTTTGTACACTAATGATTTTTATCTAGTGTGTAGTTTTTGCTAATAGGTTCTGACTCTGAAACTTTAACGTGTGATGTCATCATATTATGGAATCAACACACTATGCCTCTGAAGAGATACACGTGATTTACAAGATGCTGTCAAGCTCTAATACAACGGTTTTGATGAATGTTTATGCTAAAACTTCTGATTGTGACTCTGATTGAAGAGCCTATGAAGGATTGTCAGCCTTCAAGATTATGCGCTCAagttctgaagattctgaagaatAAGATCTAAAGACTCTAAAGAACAGGTTTTAAGGAACCGTGTCAAGACTATGAAGACTGAGGTTCTGAAGACTCTCTCTACtagtctcttgatccttctaagcatgtttcaacatcatttcatcagaAGTATCTAAAaattagaagataagatcaaaaagTTTTACGTCAGGAAAATAGTACACACTATAAGATCACCCTTCCCTCCACTACGATGGTTTTGTGGGCTAAGGACTGTACTATTATACCATTTTGTCTCATATATGTAAACTATTATACGAAGAGACAACTGTAATTTTCTATTCCAATTCTATCCTCCAACGGATCTTTTAActtcctatataaaggagacttaGAAGACTAGAAGAAATTGCTCATACTAATTCACTACGCAATGCTACGCTCATACACACGCTCTTTGCTGGAGTATATAATTCTTGTGTATAGTCTTTATAAACACACATAGAATTTTTGCTTGTTATTGTGTAAAGAAATTCATTGTATTTAACTTGAGTTAATCTGCTTTCTTAGAAACATTATTTGTAAACACATACTTGTAAATCTCAAAgttgtttgagtggtttccttgagtgactaggttttagtcagatagactcaagaagacaaagaCGATTTGTCCTTATGATGTTTGTAATCAGTTTCGGTTATAGTGGATCAAGTCCTTGTTgagaaggaaaaatcaccttggtatggtggactggaggtagcttcGTTAACAACAAAATAGTATAAAAATAACCTTGTTATTTTTATTGTTCGTGTTATTGCttgattgagttggttttgaaaaagcttttaattttagaaacccaatttaaacccccatttcttgtgtttcttgccacgTTCATAAATCACCAAAGAAACTCTTAGTCGCATCAGGTTGAGTTGCATCAGGTTGGGTTGCATCAGGTTGAGTTGCATCAACATGAGTTGCATCAGGTTGAGTTGCATTAGCCTGAGTTGCATCAGGTTGAGTTGCATAAGGTTCAATTTTATGCCCTTTTGGTTTCCTCTGTAAAAAAATAAATTGGTGGTTATATTTTGGAGAGACTGCATGCATAAGTTAAACCATGTACAATATTAGAGTAAGTTTAGTTAGCTTTCTTTTCAAGGAATTTGGATCTTGAGTTTTGCTCTTGCATAACAATGCATTGTGCCCAAATTTATCATATTTGGTACATTTATACGACACACATGCTCTTCTTCTCCTAGCACCATCTTCACCACATTCCCTAATTCTAACTTTTCTAGGTCCGTCAGGTATAATTTTGTACAATGGTGGTTGAAGTTCCTTAGCTTCAACTTCAGGCCACATGTCCATCCCATTTATAGGACTCATAGAAAAACCATAACAATGTACATcctttttcttaaataaaattaatcaaCAAAGTCTTCTGGGTTTTGTTTTCTATAACTTAGAGCAACAACTGCATGCTTAGATGGAATACCAACTAATTCCCTAAAATTGCAGTTACATGATCTTTTTCCAATATCAACAATAAATTCTTATGTGCTGAAGGCAAGTGTAACTTGGAGTTGTTCATACATTGACCCAATTGGACACCAATGATAACCATTAAATACCTCATTATCTAACCTCCTATCAACCATGTCCAAGCATTAAAGTCCAATTGTTCGAGTTCATTCATCTTTTGCAACCAAGCTTGATAGTAAGTTGCCTTGGCCGCTCCCATCATCAAATCCCTTATAAGTGAGTCACCTCCAAAAAAATTCTTAAAATTTTCATACAAGTATATAAGGCATAACCTATGCTCAATTCTCTCAAACATTTCATCAAACACAACCACTAATTCTTGTCAAAAACAAACAATCATACATTTTGATGACCTGGGATGAAATGAACAAATAGTCAGTTTCAATGAACTAAAAATATATATACCTTATGCTGATCTGAGATGAAAATTATCTTGTTCAATATCTTCCATTAATAACTAAATAAACCACGTCCAACTTTGCTTTGTTTCAGTTTCAACAATCCCAAAAGCCAAAGGAAAATACTAGTCACTGGGGGTCCCTACCCATAACTATTAGAAGTTGTCCATCATACTTTATCTTCAAATGGCTGTCATCAACTCCAACAAATGGTCTACATGAAggaaaattgcgatccaaaatgcagcggaaattaaaaaaattcttttagtgatccttacgaatgggcatggTCAGTGATAGAAACGGTTACAtcttgtggtgattgaaacctttgatgcagatctaaggagtgatcacgagcgttgaatggtgacaacgcctctactcagtccacacgaacggattccttcagtctcagtgctaaTTGCTACaaat containing:
- the LOC127080766 gene encoding uncharacterized mitochondrial protein AtMg00810-like; its protein translation is MQSEFDALIRNKTWDLVPRPCDANLIRCIWSFRHKKNSDGSFEHYKARLVGDGRLQVAVSRHPDGIFLSQSTYASEIVECVGMTFCKPPATPVYTKQKLSTSSGTSYEDPSLYRSLAGAL